GCCGCCAGGACGCCCGCCTGCCGCATGCCGCCGCCCAGCATCTTGCGGTAATACCGGGCCGCGTCAATCGTGGCCTGGTCGCCTGCGAGCACGCTGCCGACCGGCGCGCCCAGGCCCTTTGACAGGCACACGGATACCGTATCGACGTGCCGGGTATAGGTCTGTGCGGTCAGGCCCGTCGCCGCGCAGGCGTTGAACAACCGGGCGCCATCCATGTGGACGCGCAGGTTGTTCGACTGCGCGCAATCGCTGACCCGGGACAGCGCATCCACGGGCCACGGGTATCCGGCAGACTTGTTGTGGGTGTTCTCCACGGCGACCAGGGCCGTTCTGCCGTAATGCACGTTGTCGCCCCGCTGGATCACTTCTTCCATCTGCGCCGGGGTGAAAACGCCCCGTTCACCCGTCAGCAACCGGACCTGTACCCCCGAAAGCGCGCCGAGGGCTCCGGCTTCCGCGTTGAAGATGTGGCTGTACTTTTCCGCGATGATGTCGTTGCCGTGATGGGTCTGCGACCGGATCGCCACCTGGTTGCCCTGCGTTCCGCTGGTAACGAGCAGGCCGGCCTCCTTGCCGAGCACGGCGGCCATGGCTTCTTCCAGCCGGTTTACCGACGGATCCTCTCCGAAACAGTCGTCGCCGACTTCGGCGTTGGCCATGGCCCGGCGCATGGCAGGCGTCGGTCTGGTCATGGTATCGCTTCGAAGTTCGACGATACTCATCGAGTTCCTCACTGCCCGTACTTGATCAGTGTCACGCTTGTACCGTTTTCCGAAACGTCGAACTCCACTTCGTCCATGAGGGACTTGATCATCAGGATCCCCCGGCCGTTCTCCTTGAGCAGATTGTCCGGGTTGCGCGGGTCCGGCAGGGATTCAGGATCGAA
This genomic interval from Gemmatimonadota bacterium contains the following:
- a CDS encoding low specificity L-threonine aldolase, whose protein sequence is MSIVELRSDTMTRPTPAMRRAMANAEVGDDCFGEDPSVNRLEEAMAAVLGKEAGLLVTSGTQGNQVAIRSQTHHGNDIIAEKYSHIFNAEAGALGALSGVQVRLLTGERGVFTPAQMEEVIQRGDNVHYGRTALVAVENTHNKSAGYPWPVDALSRVSDCAQSNNLRVHMDGARLFNACAATGLTAQTYTRHVDTVSVCLSKGLGAPVGSVLAGDQATIDAARYYRKMLGGGMRQAGVLAAAGLYAMEHNISRLAEDHAHAFRLAEALADLDTVELDLDEIHSNMIFFRLRNGLDPFEAVERLSEEGVRMLAMKPGVIRAVTHLDVSGEQIDRAIDVCRKVLTRVS